One Azospirillum lipoferum 4B DNA segment encodes these proteins:
- a CDS encoding uracil-DNA glycosylase: MIDVCDILDALRWHADIGCDEAIGDEPIDWAAFSARPAARAMPAGAGMGAAMARGPAPTGPASTRAPAPAAMRPAALSPSPDQPLGASEAGIQARARAHEAQSLDALEAALRAFDGCPLKATAMNTVFADGNPQAPVMLIGEAPGEDEDRQGKPFVGVSGKLLDRMLAQIGLDRGKVYITNILPWRPPGNRSPTQAEIAACLPFLERHVELVRPRLLVALGGVSAKTLLNRAEGITRLRGQWRSYEGTGTPVPLMPMLHPAYLLRNPIAKREAWRDMLALRQKIDEEEIKYS, translated from the coding sequence ATGATTGACGTATGCGACATCCTCGACGCTCTGCGCTGGCATGCCGATATCGGCTGCGACGAGGCCATCGGCGACGAGCCGATCGACTGGGCCGCCTTCTCCGCCCGGCCGGCGGCGCGCGCCATGCCCGCGGGCGCCGGAATGGGTGCAGCCATGGCGCGGGGTCCGGCACCGACCGGTCCGGCATCGACTCGGGCACCCGCCCCCGCGGCCATGCGCCCGGCCGCCCTCTCCCCGTCGCCCGACCAGCCGCTGGGCGCCAGCGAGGCCGGCATCCAGGCCCGCGCCCGCGCACACGAGGCGCAGAGCCTGGACGCGCTGGAAGCGGCCCTGCGCGCCTTCGACGGTTGCCCGCTGAAGGCCACCGCGATGAACACCGTCTTCGCCGACGGCAATCCGCAGGCTCCGGTCATGCTGATCGGCGAGGCGCCGGGCGAGGACGAGGACCGGCAGGGCAAGCCCTTCGTCGGGGTCAGCGGCAAGCTGCTGGACCGCATGCTGGCGCAGATCGGCCTCGACCGCGGCAAGGTCTACATCACCAACATCCTGCCCTGGCGCCCGCCCGGCAACCGCAGCCCGACCCAGGCGGAAATCGCCGCTTGCCTGCCCTTCCTGGAACGCCATGTCGAACTGGTGCGGCCGAGGCTGCTGGTGGCGCTGGGCGGCGTGTCGGCCAAGACCCTGCTGAATCGGGCGGAGGGAATCACCCGCCTGCGCGGGCAGTGGCGCTCCTATGAGGGAACCGGCACGCCCGTGCCGCTGATGCCGATGCTCCATCCGGCCTACCTTTTGCGCAACCCTATCGCGAAGCGGGAAGCGTGGCGGGACATGCTTGCGCTGCGGCAAAAGATCGACGAAGAAGAGATCAAGTACTCCTAA
- a CDS encoding MJ0042-type zinc finger domain-containing protein: MIVSCPTCSTRYTLSDESLGIDGRKVRCARCGHTWWQMPERADPDPVVPDALTEIRPAKPAKSAEKAAGKSKTKPPKAPRAKPARSTVIGFALLGALVAGTVAGGYFGRDAIVRSWPPAALFYETIGIQAEPPGFGLELRNIRSEQKLEGGKTVLLLDGEIANTTDVERALPPLRAITFGAEHKPLQSWTIEPSAPVLAPGEVVSFHHSQPDPGPVTEVTITFGGPPPGLDAPATEKPAEKPAEKAPEKPAAAKAAASAKPSGH, encoded by the coding sequence ATGATCGTTTCCTGTCCGACCTGTTCAACGCGCTACACCCTGTCCGACGAGTCGCTCGGCATCGACGGCCGTAAGGTGCGGTGTGCCCGCTGCGGCCACACATGGTGGCAGATGCCGGAACGGGCGGACCCCGATCCGGTGGTTCCCGACGCGCTGACGGAAATCCGTCCGGCGAAACCGGCGAAGTCCGCCGAGAAGGCGGCCGGAAAGAGCAAAACCAAGCCACCGAAGGCTCCGCGTGCCAAGCCGGCGCGCAGCACGGTGATCGGTTTCGCCCTGCTGGGGGCGCTCGTCGCCGGGACCGTGGCCGGCGGCTATTTCGGCCGCGACGCCATCGTCCGCAGCTGGCCGCCCGCGGCCCTCTTCTACGAGACCATCGGGATACAGGCCGAGCCGCCGGGCTTCGGGCTGGAGCTGCGCAACATCCGCTCCGAACAGAAGCTGGAGGGCGGGAAGACCGTCCTGCTGCTGGACGGCGAGATCGCCAACACCACCGATGTCGAGCGCGCGCTGCCGCCGTTGCGCGCCATTACCTTCGGCGCCGAGCACAAGCCGCTGCAGAGCTGGACCATCGAACCGTCTGCGCCCGTGCTGGCGCCGGGCGAGGTGGTGAGCTTCCACCACAGCCAGCCGGACCCCGGACCGGTGACCGAGGTGACCATCACCTTCGGCGGCCCGCCGCCGGGGCTGGATGCGCCGGCCACCGAAAAGCCGGCCGAAAAGCCTGCCGAGAAAGCTCCCGAGAAGCCCGCCGCAGCAAAGGCCGCAGCTTCGGCCAAGCCCTCCGGTCACTGA
- a CDS encoding LutB/LldF family L-lactate oxidation iron-sulfur protein: MDGNAPDFAAASRAALADPQLRGNFRRAMDGLMTKRAAQFADAGEWHAVRALAASVRLRALSKLPELLEKLEENCTRNGITVHWAATTDEANAIALDILHKVNAKLVVKGKSMVTEEMHLNAVLEKDGIEVLESDLGEYIVQLDGTMPSHIIMPAIHLNTKQIAHLFKRKIKDAESREDAAYLTDLARRVLRAKFQAADVGMSGVNAAVAETGTLCLIENEGNGRMCTTVPPVHIAFMGLEKVVEKLEDVPPVISLLPRSATGQPITTYVNMISGPRKPGEKDGPREVHLVILDNGRSGIYADPELRDTLRCIRCGACMNHCPVYTKVGGHAYEAPYPGPIGKILVPQIEGLAKRGAMPHACTMCNACVEICPVKIPIVEIMGRLRVEAVKPGGAVKDGGAKASRAEAMVWSGWAAMNASPPAYRIATAAMGKLGNATPSSLPILKEWTNVRTKPRFAGRTLHDLARAKGIPDV, encoded by the coding sequence ATGGACGGTAACGCACCGGATTTCGCCGCCGCCTCGCGCGCGGCGCTGGCCGACCCGCAGCTGCGCGGCAATTTCCGCCGCGCCATGGACGGGCTGATGACCAAGCGCGCCGCGCAATTCGCGGACGCGGGCGAATGGCATGCCGTGCGGGCGCTCGCCGCCTCGGTCCGGCTGCGCGCGCTCTCCAAACTGCCGGAACTGCTGGAAAAGCTGGAGGAGAACTGCACCCGCAACGGCATCACCGTCCACTGGGCCGCCACGACGGATGAGGCCAACGCCATCGCGCTCGACATCCTGCACAAGGTGAACGCCAAGCTGGTGGTCAAGGGCAAGTCGATGGTGACGGAGGAGATGCACCTGAACGCCGTTCTGGAAAAGGACGGCATCGAGGTGCTGGAAAGCGACCTCGGCGAATACATCGTGCAGCTCGACGGCACCATGCCGTCGCACATCATCATGCCGGCGATCCATTTGAACACCAAACAGATCGCCCATCTGTTCAAGCGCAAGATCAAGGACGCCGAAAGCCGCGAGGATGCGGCCTATCTGACCGACCTCGCCCGCCGGGTGCTGCGCGCCAAGTTCCAGGCCGCCGATGTCGGCATGTCCGGCGTCAACGCCGCGGTGGCGGAGACCGGCACCCTCTGCCTGATCGAGAATGAGGGCAACGGCCGCATGTGCACTACGGTGCCCCCGGTCCACATCGCCTTCATGGGGCTGGAGAAGGTGGTTGAAAAGCTGGAGGACGTGCCGCCGGTCATCAGCCTGCTGCCGCGCTCCGCCACCGGCCAGCCGATCACCACCTACGTCAACATGATCTCCGGCCCGCGCAAGCCTGGCGAGAAGGACGGCCCGCGCGAGGTGCATCTGGTCATCCTCGACAATGGCCGCTCCGGCATCTACGCCGACCCGGAACTGCGCGACACCCTGCGCTGCATCCGCTGCGGCGCCTGCATGAACCATTGCCCGGTCTACACCAAGGTCGGCGGCCATGCCTATGAGGCGCCCTATCCCGGCCCCATCGGCAAGATCCTGGTGCCGCAGATCGAGGGCTTGGCCAAGCGCGGAGCCATGCCCCACGCCTGCACCATGTGCAACGCCTGCGTCGAGATCTGCCCGGTGAAGATCCCCATCGTCGAGATCATGGGCCGGCTGCGGGTGGAGGCGGTGAAGCCCGGCGGTGCGGTGAAGGACGGCGGCGCCAAGGCCAGCCGGGCGGAAGCGATGGTGTGGAGCGGCTGGGCGGCGATGAACGCCTCCCCCCCCGCCTACCGCATCGCGACCGCGGCGATGGGCAAACTCGGCAATGCGACGCCCTCGTCGCTGCCCATACTGAAGGAGTGGACGAACGTCCGCACCAAGCCGCGCTTCGCCGGCCGCACCCTGCACGACCTCGCCCGCGCCAAGGGGATTCCCGATGTCTGA
- a CDS encoding sigma 54-interacting transcriptional regulator, which yields MRIEVTFTDRVGIAHEILAVLALRRLNVVGVEVDPPLIHIDAPGLDPAALPALSDALRRIAGVQAVAAIDMLPGTRRRLHLDALLAALPDPVLAVDREARVVVASAAAAQVAGLPESRLAGPDLGDLFGEPGLTRELADGGFRMSGREVTLNGQPFLLEVTPIVDVEAAGAVITLFTPSRLGERLNAIQNFDEGGFDRILGESPPVRALKARAARVAAMEAPLLILGETGTGKELIAHACHRASPRRDKPFLALNCAAVPENLAESELFGYAPGSFTGAQRGGKPGLLELAHGGTVFLDEIGEMSAYLQAKLLRFLNDGSFRRVGGEREQKVDVRVISATHRSLEAMVTDHSFREDLFYRLNVLTLSVPPLRERGQDILLLARHFIARAAAQARRPPGRLTPAAAAALLANRWPGNVRQLENVIFRAVTMSDGGTLDAANLELAGAGMQSAEVPAEDAESWEEAVDGFERSLLRRLYPRFPSSRKLAARLNTSHTMIANKLRKYGIPER from the coding sequence ATGCGCATCGAAGTCACCTTCACCGACCGTGTCGGCATCGCCCATGAGATCCTCGCCGTGCTGGCGCTGCGCCGGCTCAACGTCGTCGGCGTCGAGGTCGATCCGCCGCTGATCCACATCGACGCCCCCGGCCTCGATCCGGCGGCACTGCCCGCCCTGTCGGACGCGCTGCGACGCATTGCCGGCGTGCAGGCGGTGGCCGCCATCGACATGCTGCCCGGCACGCGGCGGCGCCTGCATCTGGACGCCCTGCTCGCCGCCCTGCCCGATCCGGTTCTGGCGGTTGACCGTGAGGCCCGCGTCGTGGTGGCGAGCGCCGCCGCCGCGCAGGTCGCCGGGTTGCCGGAATCGCGGCTGGCCGGCCCCGACCTCGGCGACCTGTTCGGCGAACCCGGTCTGACGCGTGAACTGGCCGACGGCGGCTTCCGCATGTCGGGTCGCGAGGTGACGCTGAACGGCCAGCCCTTCCTGCTGGAGGTGACGCCCATCGTCGATGTCGAGGCGGCGGGCGCCGTCATCACCCTGTTCACCCCGTCGCGGCTGGGCGAGCGTCTCAATGCGATCCAGAATTTCGACGAAGGCGGCTTTGACCGCATCCTCGGCGAATCGCCGCCGGTGCGGGCGCTGAAGGCGCGCGCCGCCCGCGTCGCCGCGATGGAGGCGCCGCTGCTGATCCTGGGCGAGACCGGCACCGGCAAGGAGCTGATCGCCCATGCCTGCCACCGCGCCAGCCCGCGCCGTGACAAGCCGTTCCTGGCGCTGAACTGCGCCGCCGTACCGGAAAATCTGGCGGAGAGCGAGCTGTTCGGCTACGCCCCCGGCTCCTTCACCGGGGCGCAGCGTGGCGGCAAGCCCGGCCTGCTGGAACTGGCCCATGGCGGCACCGTCTTCCTCGACGAGATCGGCGAGATGTCGGCCTATCTCCAGGCCAAGCTGCTGCGCTTCCTCAATGACGGCAGCTTCCGCCGGGTGGGCGGCGAGCGCGAGCAGAAGGTGGACGTCCGCGTCATCAGCGCCACCCATCGCTCGCTGGAGGCGATGGTTACCGACCACAGTTTCCGCGAAGATCTGTTCTATCGCCTGAACGTGCTGACGCTGAGCGTGCCGCCGTTGCGGGAGCGCGGACAGGACATCCTGCTGCTGGCCCGCCATTTCATCGCCCGCGCCGCGGCGCAGGCCCGCCGTCCGCCCGGCCGGCTTACCCCGGCGGCAGCGGCGGCACTGCTCGCCAACCGCTGGCCCGGCAATGTCCGCCAGTTGGAGAACGTCATCTTCCGCGCCGTGACCATGAGCGACGGCGGCACGCTGGATGCCGCGAATCTGGAGCTGGCCGGGGCCGGCATGCAGTCGGCAGAGGTGCCGGCAGAGGATGCCGAAAGCTGGGAGGAGGCGGTGGACGGCTTCGAACGGTCGCTGCTGCGCCGGCTCTATCCGCGCTTCCCCTCCAGCCGCAAGCTGGCGGCGCGGCTGAACACCTCGCACACCATGATCGCCAACAAGCTGCGGAAGTACGGCATTCCGGAGCGGTGA
- a CDS encoding lytic transglycosylase domain-containing protein: MPDPDTSDFGEPTGNPVIGDPAIGDPVMGLPDPSVPGDPVAGTAAADASTGPTGSPLLLASDDEARAVQLDEEDAGRYRRIFALQERADWDGADAEMAKLKDRRLIGYVLRQRYLHPDRRAGYEELARWMQDYGDLAGAERVHSLAQKRQPAGQRAPKPPRGEERVRLVGSLERLGGLRTVAANEEDEEDGVTIAPRSRTVSRARSDRAAVARVEELLRSGRAGHALTLLNQDEFGGKLDTVQYDAARARIAASLYFSGETAQALTLASASAARSGDMLPEAHWIAGLSAWRLKQIDRAARHFQGMAAAGPRSPWKAAAADYWAARALARKPGKEKEAAEHLAAAARYPHTFYGLIALRTLGTLHDVRWQAPELSGRTLAAMAAKPAGSRAIALLQVGQRELAGMELQRIHPQGDPLVEQAMVALADRAGVATLSLRLGNALAGPDGAPYAAALYPLPHWAPRDGFAVDRALVFAVMRQESRFDPRLVSSAGATGLMQILPSTAQHVRERHADIGSEDANRDALFDPSRNMELGQRYLTELLGMPEIDGNLFLAAAAYNAGPGTLARWRRELSDITDPLLFIESLPFGETRDYVEKVMANFWIYQLRLGQETASLDAVADGKWPAYIPVEARTAQIATQVAAQPDPLPAVKPAVPAEKPEADAPAVPARVETVAEREEASPIP, from the coding sequence GTGCCTGACCCCGATACCTCCGATTTCGGCGAGCCGACCGGCAATCCGGTCATTGGCGACCCGGCCATTGGCGACCCGGTTATGGGGCTGCCCGACCCGTCCGTTCCCGGCGACCCGGTTGCCGGAACTGCGGCGGCCGATGCCTCCACCGGCCCGACCGGTTCCCCGCTGCTGCTCGCCAGCGACGACGAGGCCCGCGCCGTCCAGTTGGACGAGGAGGATGCCGGCCGCTACCGCCGCATCTTCGCGCTGCAGGAGCGGGCGGACTGGGATGGCGCCGACGCCGAGATGGCGAAGCTGAAGGACCGCCGGCTGATCGGCTATGTCCTGCGCCAGCGCTATCTCCATCCCGACCGCCGCGCCGGCTATGAGGAACTCGCCCGCTGGATGCAGGATTACGGCGACCTCGCCGGAGCAGAGCGGGTGCACAGCCTGGCCCAGAAGCGCCAGCCCGCCGGCCAGCGGGCGCCGAAGCCCCCGCGGGGGGAGGAGCGCGTGCGCCTCGTCGGCTCGCTGGAACGGCTGGGCGGGCTGCGTACCGTCGCCGCGAACGAGGAGGACGAGGAGGACGGCGTCACCATCGCCCCGCGCAGCCGCACCGTGTCGCGCGCCCGCAGCGACCGTGCCGCCGTGGCGCGGGTGGAGGAGCTGCTGCGCTCCGGCCGCGCCGGCCATGCGCTGACCCTGCTGAACCAGGACGAGTTCGGCGGCAAGCTGGACACCGTTCAGTATGACGCCGCCCGCGCCCGCATCGCGGCATCCCTCTATTTCTCGGGCGAGACGGCGCAGGCGCTGACGCTCGCCTCGGCCAGCGCCGCCCGGTCGGGCGACATGCTGCCGGAAGCGCATTGGATCGCCGGGCTGTCCGCTTGGCGGCTGAAGCAGATCGACCGCGCCGCCCGCCATTTCCAGGGCATGGCCGCCGCCGGTCCGCGTTCCCCCTGGAAGGCGGCCGCCGCCGACTATTGGGCGGCCCGCGCGCTGGCCCGCAAGCCCGGCAAGGAGAAGGAGGCGGCGGAGCATCTGGCCGCCGCCGCCCGCTATCCCCATACCTTCTATGGCCTGATCGCGCTCCGCACCCTGGGCACGCTGCATGACGTGCGCTGGCAGGCGCCTGAGCTGAGCGGGCGGACGCTGGCGGCGATGGCGGCCAAGCCGGCAGGATCCCGCGCCATCGCCCTGCTGCAGGTGGGACAGCGCGAACTGGCGGGCATGGAACTGCAGCGCATCCACCCCCAGGGCGACCCGCTGGTCGAACAGGCGATGGTGGCGCTGGCCGACCGCGCCGGGGTGGCGACCCTGTCGCTGCGGCTGGGCAATGCATTGGCCGGACCGGACGGCGCGCCCTATGCCGCCGCCCTCTATCCCCTGCCCCACTGGGCGCCGCGCGACGGCTTCGCCGTGGACCGGGCGCTGGTCTTCGCGGTGATGCGCCAGGAATCGCGCTTCGATCCGCGGCTGGTCAGCTCCGCCGGGGCGACCGGGCTGATGCAGATCCTGCCCAGCACCGCCCAGCATGTCCGCGAACGCCACGCCGACATCGGCAGCGAGGACGCCAACCGCGACGCCCTGTTCGATCCCTCCCGCAACATGGAGCTGGGCCAGCGCTACCTGACCGAACTGCTGGGCATGCCGGAAATCGACGGCAACCTGTTCCTGGCCGCCGCCGCCTACAATGCCGGGCCGGGCACGCTGGCGCGCTGGCGGCGGGAGCTGAGCGACATCACCGACCCCCTGCTGTTCATCGAAAGCCTTCCCTTCGGCGAGACGCGCGACTATGTGGAGAAGGTGATGGCGAATTTCTGGATCTACCAGCTTCGGCTGGGCCAGGAGACCGCCTCGCTCGACGCCGTCGCCGACGGGAAATGGCCGGCCTACATCCCGGTGGAGGCCCGCACGGCCCAAATCGCGACCCAGGTCGCGGCCCAGCCGGACCCGCTGCCGGCGGTGAAGCCGGCGGTCCCGGCCGAGAAGCCGGAGGCGGACGCCCCGGCCGTTCCGGCCCGGGTGGAGACGGTGGCGGAGCGGGAGGAGGCCAGCCCGATACCCTGA
- a CDS encoding LutC/YkgG family protein: MSDARNSILTKLRTTRDAHPLTPPPSDFAPIEAKHWPPEERLPRIRRLMEAVHTEFIEATEADWPAVLREFLAREGVGSLLYAPATEAGKRLVEGWEGEIATPTLIPYDRPLEDLKPQLFGSIDASLTTTRGAIAETGSLILWPTADEPRTLSLIPHIHIALLRTDALYDTFLQTMREQRWADGMPTNALLISGPSKTADIEQTLAYGVHGPKRLVVLVVQP; the protein is encoded by the coding sequence ATGTCTGACGCCCGCAACTCGATCCTGACGAAGCTGCGCACCACCCGCGACGCCCACCCGCTGACCCCGCCCCCGTCGGATTTCGCGCCGATCGAGGCGAAGCACTGGCCGCCCGAGGAGCGCCTGCCCCGCATCCGCCGCCTGATGGAGGCGGTGCACACGGAGTTCATCGAGGCGACCGAGGCCGATTGGCCGGCGGTGCTGCGCGAGTTCCTGGCGCGGGAGGGCGTGGGCTCGCTGCTCTACGCGCCGGCGACGGAGGCGGGAAAGCGGCTGGTCGAGGGATGGGAGGGAGAAATCGCGACCCCCACCCTCATCCCCTACGACCGCCCGCTCGAAGACCTCAAGCCCCAGCTGTTCGGCTCCATCGACGCCAGCCTGACCACCACCCGCGGCGCCATCGCCGAGACCGGCAGCCTGATCCTGTGGCCCACGGCGGACGAACCGCGCACCCTCTCGCTGATCCCGCACATCCACATCGCGCTGCTGCGCACCGACGCCCTCTATGACACCTTCCTGCAGACCATGCGCGAGCAGCGCTGGGCGGACGGCATGCCGACCAACGCGCTGCTGATCTCCGGTCCCAGCAAGACCGCCGACATCGAACAGACGCTGGCCTACGGCGTCCATGGCCCGAAGCGGCTGGTCGTCCTGGTGGTCCAGCCATGA
- a CDS encoding electron transfer flavoprotein-ubiquinone oxidoreductase — protein MEREPREVMEYDVLIVGAGPSGLSAAIRLRQRAVETGQELSVCVIEKGSEVGAHLLSGAVFEPHALQELIPDWKEKGAPLTTPAREDHFLFLTETKAYKSPFAPPQMNNHGNYIISLGNLARWMATQAEELGVEIYPGFAAAEVLYDDNGAVKGVATGDMGIGKDGEKTGNYTPGMELHAKQTIFAEGCRGSLTKTLFERFDLRRDCQPQTYGIGIKELWEVDPSQSKPGLIVHTIGWPMDPKTYGGSWLYHMEGNLVSVGFVVGLDYWNPHMSPFEEFQRYKTHPAIRPTFEGGRRLSYGARALSEGGFQSIPKLTFPGGLLIGDGAGFLNVPKIKGNHTAMKSGMVAAEAVFDYLTGDNDNGPEVVAYPERLKQSWVWPELYAVRNIRPGFQKGLWAGLANAAYETALKGKSPWTLKHHADHTTLVKASEAPKIAYPKPDGKVSFDRLSSVYLSNTNHEEDQPPHLTLKDKSVPISVNLALYDAPEQRYCPAGVYEIVRNDDGSDPRLQINAQNCVHCKTCDIKDPTQNINWVVPEGGGGPNYPGGM, from the coding sequence ATGGAACGCGAACCGCGCGAGGTCATGGAATACGATGTTCTGATCGTCGGCGCCGGCCCATCGGGCCTGAGCGCGGCGATCCGCCTGCGGCAGCGCGCGGTCGAGACCGGGCAGGAACTCAGCGTCTGCGTGATCGAGAAGGGGTCGGAGGTCGGCGCCCACCTGCTGTCCGGCGCCGTCTTCGAGCCGCATGCGCTGCAGGAGCTGATCCCCGACTGGAAGGAAAAGGGCGCCCCCCTCACCACCCCGGCCCGCGAGGACCATTTCCTCTTCCTGACGGAAACGAAGGCCTATAAGTCGCCCTTCGCCCCGCCGCAGATGAACAACCACGGCAACTACATCATCAGCCTGGGCAATCTGGCCCGCTGGATGGCGACCCAGGCGGAAGAGCTGGGGGTGGAGATTTACCCCGGCTTCGCCGCGGCCGAGGTGCTGTATGACGACAACGGTGCGGTGAAGGGCGTCGCCACCGGCGACATGGGCATCGGCAAGGACGGCGAGAAGACCGGCAACTACACGCCCGGCATGGAGCTGCACGCCAAGCAGACCATCTTCGCCGAGGGCTGCCGCGGCTCGCTGACCAAGACCCTGTTCGAGCGGTTCGATCTGCGCCGCGACTGCCAGCCGCAGACCTACGGCATCGGCATCAAGGAGCTGTGGGAGGTCGATCCGTCGCAGTCCAAGCCGGGCCTGATCGTCCACACCATCGGCTGGCCGATGGACCCCAAGACCTATGGCGGGTCGTGGCTGTATCACATGGAAGGGAACCTGGTGTCGGTCGGCTTCGTCGTCGGCCTCGACTACTGGAACCCGCACATGAGCCCGTTCGAGGAGTTCCAGCGCTACAAGACCCATCCGGCGATCCGCCCGACCTTCGAAGGCGGCCGGCGTTTGTCCTATGGCGCCCGCGCCCTGTCGGAAGGCGGTTTCCAGTCGATCCCGAAGCTGACCTTCCCCGGTGGCCTCCTCATCGGCGACGGCGCCGGCTTCCTGAACGTGCCGAAGATCAAGGGCAACCACACCGCCATGAAGTCGGGCATGGTCGCGGCCGAGGCGGTGTTCGATTACCTCACCGGCGACAATGACAACGGCCCCGAGGTCGTCGCCTATCCGGAGCGGTTGAAGCAGTCCTGGGTTTGGCCGGAGCTGTACGCGGTGCGCAACATCCGTCCCGGCTTCCAGAAGGGCCTGTGGGCCGGTCTGGCGAACGCCGCCTACGAGACGGCGCTGAAGGGCAAGTCGCCCTGGACGCTGAAGCACCACGCCGACCACACCACCCTGGTGAAGGCCAGCGAGGCGCCGAAGATCGCCTACCCCAAGCCGGACGGCAAGGTCAGCTTCGACCGCCTGTCCTCGGTCTACCTCTCCAACACCAACCACGAGGAAGACCAGCCGCCGCACCTGACGCTGAAGGACAAGTCGGTCCCGATCAGCGTCAATCTGGCGCTCTACGACGCGCCGGAGCAGCGCTATTGCCCGGCCGGCGTCTATGAGATCGTCCGCAACGACGATGGCAGCGACCCGCGGCTGCAGATCAACGCGCAGAATTGCGTCCACTGCAAGACCTGCGACATCAAGGACCCCACCCAGAACATCAACTGGGTCGTGCCGGAAGGCGGCGGGGGGCCGAACTATCCGGGCGGGATGTAA
- a CDS encoding D-amino acid dehydrogenase, with amino-acid sequence MRVIVLGSGVIGVTTAYYLARAGHEVTVIDRQAGPALETSYANAGEVSPGYSAPWAAPGLMLKAAKWMLMKHSPLVIRPKLDPAMWSWCLKLLANANEASYQLNKSRMVRVAEYSRDCLKALRAETGITYDERTQGTLQVFRTQKQMDAAGYDMAVLERYGVPFSLFDRDGLTSVEPALAHVKDKLVGALHLPGDETGDCFQFTNKLAAYAAKRGVEFRYGVSIRGLENDGRKITGVQTDQGTLTADSYIVAMGSYSPKLVKPLGIDLPVYPVKGYSLTLPITDAAHAPESTVMDETHKIAVTRLGDRIRVGGTAELSGFDLSLRESRRGPLDHVVSDLFPKGGDLSKAEFWTGLRPNTPDGTPILGPTDIRNLYLNTGHGTLGWTMSAGSARVLADVVSGRRTEIDMEGLSVERYGRKPSVAVSRPAAVRPA; translated from the coding sequence ATGCGCGTGATCGTTCTGGGCAGCGGCGTCATCGGTGTCACCACCGCCTATTATCTGGCGCGCGCCGGGCATGAGGTGACCGTCATCGACCGTCAGGCCGGCCCGGCGCTGGAGACCAGCTACGCCAACGCGGGCGAGGTGTCGCCGGGCTATTCCGCTCCCTGGGCGGCGCCGGGGCTGATGCTGAAGGCCGCCAAATGGATGCTGATGAAGCATTCGCCGCTGGTGATCCGGCCGAAGCTGGACCCGGCCATGTGGTCCTGGTGCCTGAAGCTGCTGGCCAACGCCAACGAGGCGAGCTACCAGCTGAACAAGAGCCGCATGGTCCGCGTCGCCGAATACAGCCGCGACTGCCTGAAGGCTCTGCGCGCCGAGACCGGCATCACCTATGACGAGCGCACCCAGGGCACGCTGCAGGTCTTCCGCACCCAGAAGCAGATGGACGCCGCCGGTTACGACATGGCGGTGCTGGAGCGCTACGGCGTTCCCTTCAGCCTGTTCGACCGCGACGGCCTGACCTCGGTCGAGCCGGCTCTGGCCCATGTGAAGGACAAGCTGGTCGGCGCGCTGCACCTGCCGGGCGACGAGACCGGCGACTGCTTCCAGTTCACCAACAAGCTGGCCGCCTATGCCGCCAAGCGCGGGGTGGAGTTCCGCTATGGCGTCTCCATCCGCGGGCTGGAGAACGACGGGCGCAAGATCACCGGCGTGCAGACCGACCAGGGCACGCTGACCGCCGACAGCTACATCGTCGCCATGGGCAGCTATTCGCCGAAGCTGGTGAAGCCGCTGGGCATCGACCTGCCGGTCTATCCGGTGAAGGGCTATTCGCTGACCCTGCCGATCACCGACGCCGCCCATGCCCCGGAATCGACGGTGATGGACGAGACGCACAAGATCGCCGTCACCCGCCTGGGCGACCGCATCCGCGTCGGCGGCACGGCGGAGCTGTCCGGCTTCGACCTGAGCTTGCGCGAAAGCCGCCGCGGGCCGCTGGACCATGTGGTCAGCGACCTGTTCCCGAAGGGCGGCGACCTGTCGAAGGCGGAGTTCTGGACCGGCCTGCGCCCGAACACCCCGGACGGCACGCCGATCCTGGGGCCGACCGACATCCGCAACCTGTATCTCAACACCGGCCACGGCACGTTGGGCTGGACGATGTCCGCCGGCTCGGCCCGCGTGCTGGCCGACGTGGTCAGCGGCCGTCGGACCGAGATCGACATGGAAGGCCTCAGCGTCGAGCGCTACGGCCGCAAGCCGTCGGTGGCGGTGTCGCGCCCGGCGGCGGTGCGTCCGGCCTGA